In the Malaya genurostris strain Urasoe2022 chromosome 1, Malgen_1.1, whole genome shotgun sequence genome, one interval contains:
- the LOC131425961 gene encoding uncharacterized protein LOC131425961: protein MSAPHRLNSSLEVKQSSVEFEMKSEEIHSSNNICIHDGRDTSALRFSDFILKQVRKFRSPIGKEYIKKKRSVCGNISELEFSARLTLETMDIKLHSEGCLMLVNNDLLASVSIEHPELLDGTGDFEQAKQVLLEQIRIEEVHFDKLLFKRKQQLTEFMNTLRNVEMKPAATRQLAVNCTLLTNTINNGDRSDYQLVCQTIVNDQMFPETLTVAATRLYDIEYSLKRRGELLACIPASPEANFSELLKVLQQIQTTASDVHRKWLIEQAPNYLTSHLENVLSERIMFIDSSDVELLADVGQIFHEPCHRKPLENLVSCFIKKVNSMTVSEVSQQKSMINPMYVLLCRSLMELGSFRIADVIKIDPTIQDWQPVYEITFNNIEGESRKREWQFILKLLKYFEPGSNRDCKSYEYEPKLLVWSKNSISENCNLLIDPSQTMGESFIWYCLLDDALASIATKSQLTDYENVLEKYVCLIRDANQDQLEIVRVVTHALTHFIACTIELSEKDDKRNSALDRTILLKQLDHIIPWISFSSSSMNHLSEMISVFIRFWEESYCKIAGFPSKIDLPQMSEIENSLFDVVLLSLDKNVEAVHLLRFLNEYNGLVSVLNYVSFDWIIRAIPKVKMQGLIELDLIELIDHEKYPGLFRVLDPLKLVSILPILHSDAEIPKHHVIHIVKAILSLFIQQLNRKQWSSGLELLELDQITSTTSLISFIRNSKNLHDQLSYDSFDDFSAANVKLITINVDESKSNSDFEYRIRYNNNFLENTWIDIEFDANTAFDKFHEFNRFGGEQLLRKAFLLYSEQYQQYMSLAEKNRVVLIAEQLKSTKLLHYRSWDAQFKQGEIPKVLAGIVAMWFSFTFKDESDVRRTPQLHSFQVLSILRLLGVDDSTTGASKHFLEVESRQGKTLVIGLSAIMLALTGHSVRVVCSNQEVAKRNRADLNRMSVMLNVRDSISYCNSENYYFNSVLSLNGSRVLLSGFAHDSIEFTAPTKRLMTGDLGNSVLLIDDVDIFRTECRYDNAFILILPGLDKIQAMIWNLTTKSIKADNIKSRIYEYIESPKFSERYIWKKFLTDSNQYNINYTNQKFFDEHLTEMIEAASEIYTNFLHVLLGGYYDIFNHLNQNKSYTSPITGDSINYGYLKIRLSELNFVAAIRDFPLVIGVFGKASTQKKEKHNLEHICGVKTWTTMPSVFGCSKLQFDKNSDFYVLDTESDWMDKIFDRASTSIEFHRPVIIVFLSISFLNNFKNKYGQHFNHINCIFEYIMDAEKQRSIDQIGVAGTVTLVSRLAVHELDYKSSSTVENAGGVHVIQTSLEASRKRIG from the coding sequence AAATCGGAAGAAATTCATAGCTCAAATAATATTTGCATCCATGATGGACGCGACACAAGTGCGTTGCGGTTTTCTGATTTTATATTGAAACAAGTGCGGAAATTTCGATCCCCGATTGGCAAAGAATACATCAAGAAGAAAAGGTCGGTCTGTGGAAATATCAGCGAACTCGAATTTTCTGCCCGTTTAACCCTGGAAACCATGGATATAAAATTGCATAGCGAAGGATGTCTGATGTTGGTGAATAACGATCTACTGGCAAGCGTATCTATCGAGCATCCAGAATTACTGGACGGAACGGGCGATTTCGAGCAAGCGAAACAAGTGCTGCTGGAGCAAATTCGGATTGAGGAAGTGCatttcgataaactgcttttcAAACGGAAACAACAACTTACCGAATTCATGAACACTCTCCGAAATGTAGAAATGAAACCGGCCGCCACTCGTCAACTCGCTGTGAACTGTACTTTATTAACAAACACTATTAATAATGGTGATCGCTCAGATTATCAGCTAGTCTGTCAGACCATTGTGAACGATCAAATGTTTCCGGAGACACTAACCGTGGCCGCAACTAGGTTGTATGACATTGAATATTCTCTGAAGAGGAGAGGTGAACTTCTAGCATGCATTCCTGCTTCGCCGGAAGCAAATTTTTCGGAATTGTTGAAAGTTCTGCAGCAGATTCAAACAACAGCCAGCGATGTACACAGGAAGTGGTTAATCGAACAAGCTCCAAATTATTTAACAagccatttggaaaatgttttgTCGGAACGAATCATGTTCATTGACAGTAGCGATGTTGAGCTTCTTGCCGATGTCGGTCAAATTTTTCATGAGCCTTGTCACCGAAAACCTTTAGAAAACTTAGTCAGCTGTTTCATCAAAAAAGTAAATTCTATGACAGTGAGTGAAGTTAGTCAACAGAAATCAATGATTAACCCAATGTATGTTCTGCTATGTAGAAGTCTTATGGAACTGGGAAGCTTTCGCATTGCAGATGTAATAAAAATTGACCCCACGATCCAAGATTGGCAGCCAGTATACGAGATAACATTTAATAATATTGAAGGAGAATCAAGGAAACGCGAATGGCAGTTCATTTTGAAGCTACTGAAATATTTCGAGCCGGGTTCAAACAGGGACTGTAAATCGTACGAATATGAGCCGAAACTTCTGGTGTGGTCCAAGAATAGTATCTCTGAAAACTGCAATTTATTGATCGATCCTAGCCAAACCATGGGAGAGTCGTTCATTTGGTATTGTCTGTTAGATGATGCTCTTGCGTCGATTGCCACCAAAAGTCAGCTGACTGATTATGAGAATGTTCtggaaaaatatgtttgtttaaTTCGAGACGCAAATCAAGATCAACTGGAAATCGTTAGAGTTGTAACCCACGCTTTGACTCACTTCATTGCATGTACCATTGAACTTTCCGAGAAAGATGATAAACGTAATTCGGCGCTCGATAGGACAATCCTACTGAAGCAACTTGATCATATTATTCCATGGATATCGTTCAGTTCTTCCAGTATGAATCATTTAAGCGAAATGATTTCTGTTTTCATACGCTTTTGGGAAGAAAGCTATTGCAAAATAGCAGGGTTCCCATCGAAAATAGATCTTCCGCAGATGAGTGAAATAGAGAATTCATTGTTTGATGTTGTTTTACTGTCTTTAGACAAAAATGTCGAAGCAGTACATTTGTTGAGGTTTTTAAATGAGTATAATGGTTTGGTTAGTGTCCTCAACTACGTCTCATTTGATTGGATCATCAGAGCGATTCCCAAAGTCAAGATGCAAGGTTTGATTGAATTAGACCTGATTGAGCTGATAGATCACGAAAAGTATCCGGGATTATTCCGAGTGCTAGATCCGTTGAAATTGGTTTCGATTCTACCAATTTTACACAGTGATGCAGAAATTCCCAAGCACCACGTGATTCACATCGTGAAGGCTATCTTATCCCTCTTTATACAACAGTTAAATAGAAAACAGTGGTCATCGGGACTCGAACTATTAGAATTAGATCAGATAACAAGCACAACAAGTTTGATTTCATTCATACGAAATAGTAAAAATCTTCATGATCAATTATCTTATGATTCATTCGATGACTTCAGTGCAGCAAATGTGAAACTGATAACCATCAATGTAGACGAAAGTAAATCCAACAGTGATTTTGAGTATAGAATTCGTTATAAcaataattttctcgaaaatacctGGATTGATATTGAATTCGATGCAAACACGGCGTTCGACaaattccatgagttcaaccgctTCGGTGGAGAACAGTTGCTGCGAAAAGCATTTCTGCTTTATTCAGAACAATATCAGCAATACATGTCTTTGGCAGAGAAGAACAGAGTCGTTCTAATTGCAGAGCAATTGAAATCAACTAAACTTCTTCACTATAGGTCTTGGGATGCTCAATTTAAGCAAGGTGAGATCCCGAAAGTCCTAGCAGGTATCGTGGCAATGTGGTTTTCTTTTACTTTCAAGGATGAATCCGATGTGCGAAGGACTCCCCAACTGCACAGTTTTCAAGTCTTGAGCATTCTAAGGTTGCTAGGCGTCGATGACTCAACAACAGGAGCGTCCAAGCATTTTTTGGAGGTAGAATCTAGACAAGGAAAAACGTTGGTCATTGGACTTTCCGCGATTATGTTAGCTTTGACGGGTCATTCGGTGCGCGTCGTTTGCAGCAACCAAGAGGTAGCTAAACGAAATCGAGCTGATCTGAACCGGATGTCCGTCATGCTAAATGTTCGAGACAGTATTAGCTACTGCAATAGTGAAAATTATTACTTCAACTCTGTTTTATCATTAAATGGTTCACGTGTACTTTTGTCGGGATTTGCCCACGATTCGATTGAATTCACGGCGCCTACTAAGAGGCTGATGACAGGAGATTTAGGTAACTCTGTGCTGCTGATTGATGATGTAGACATATTTCGTACAGAATGTCGTTACGATAACGCTTTTATTCTCATCTTACCAGGACTTGACAAAATTCAAGCTATGATTTGGAATTTGACAACCAAGTCGATAAAAGCTGATAACATAAAAAGTcgtatttatgagtacattgaaTCTCCTAAGTTTTCAGAAAGGTATATATGGAAGAAGTTTTTGACGGATTCAAATCAATATAACATAAACTACACAAACCAAAAGTTTTTCGATGAGCATTTAACTGAAATGATTGAAGCTGCTAGCGAAATTTACACAAATTTTCTTCACGTTCTTTTAGGCGGTTATTACGATATTTTCAATCATTTAAATCAAAACAAATCGTACACTTCACCGATAACTGGCGATAGTATCAATTATGGATACTTGAAGATAAGATTGTCTGAATTAAATTTCGTTGCAGCAATCAGAGATTTCCCACTCGTTATTGGAGTATTCGGAAAAGCTTCCACCCAAAAGAAGGAGAAGCATAACCTGGAACACATTTGCGGAGTGAAAACATGGACGACAATGCCCTCTGTGTTCGGTTGTTCAAAACTTCAATTCGACAAGAACAGTGATTTTTATGTGTTGGACACGGAATCCGACTGGATGGACAAAATTTTCGACAGGGCTTCCACGTCTATCGAGTTCCATCGGCCAGTTATTATAGTTTTCCTATCGATAAGTTTTCTGaacaattttaaaaacaaatacgGCCAACATTTCAATCATATCAACTGCATATTCGAATATATTATGGATGCTGAAAAGCAACGAAGTATCGATCAGATAGGTGTTGCAGGAACTGTAACTCTGGTAAGCAGATTGGCCGTTCATGAACTAGACTACAAATCTAGTTCGACCGTTGAAAATGCTGGCGGAGTTCATGTGATTCAAACTTCACTAGAAGCATCACGGAAGAGAATCGGATAA
- the LOC131425963 gene encoding ubiquinone biosynthesis monooxygenase COQ6, mitochondrial: protein MSRILTYISRGILLNAKPLRCVVSHQQLFSTTPHESSHTDQPAEFYDIIIAGGGMVGTTLACSLGKNPRLADRKILLLEAASGFKQPAIGQSSYSNRVSAISKGTHRLMKTIGAWPHIEASRVKPVLKMQVWDACSDALITFNYDDMSENISWIVENDVLLGSVYRQLDGVDTVKIRYSSKVEECHLIRDGAAASTVRLANGERLSCELLIGADGYNSLVRKTMAVDNFTLSYNQMGVVATLKLGPGTANNVTAWQRFLPTGPIALLPLSDDTSSLVWSTDVAEAKRLLQLDEQSFVAAVNEAFNKIYPRKGIIDEVTKNITSLISSSTGQRLEPAPVVESVVEKSRAAFPLGLGHTSTYVGHGVCLVGDAAHRVHPLAGQGVNLGFGDVQCLTDTLAEANYSGLGLNNLSQLVRYEQERLKHNVPVLLTTHGLQQLYTTDFAPIVGLRSVGLTITNALPPLKKFLMNYAMS, encoded by the exons ATGAGCCGAATATTGACCTACATTTCGCGCGGAATTCTGCTTAATGCCAAACCATTGCGATGTGTTGTATCACATCAGCAATTGTTCAGTACTACACCGCACGAATCGTCACATACCGACCAACCGGCGGAGTTCTACGACATAATCATTGCCGGTGGTGGAATGGTTGGAACCACATTGGCGTGTTCATTAG GTAAAAACCCTCGCCTCGCAGACCGAAAAATTTTACTACTGGAAGCGGCCAGCGGTTTCAAGCAACCCGCAATCGGTCAATCATCCTACAGCAACCGGGTATCGGCGATCAGTAAGGGAACGCATCGTCTGATGAAAACGATCGGCGCATGGCCACACATCGAGGCTAGCCGGGTCAAACCGGTACTGAAAATGCAGGTCTGGGATGCCTGTTCCGATGCGTTGATCACGTTCAATTACGACGATATGTCGGAAAACATTTCCTGGATAGTGGAGAACGATGTGCTGCTGGGTAGCGTCTACCGGCAGCTGGACGGTGTCGATACAGTGAAAATTCGCTACTCGTCTAAGGTAGAGGAATGCCACCTGATTCGGGATGGAGCGGCTGCCAGCACCGTTCGGTTGGCCAACGGCGAACGACTTAGCTGTGAGTTGCTG ATCGGAGCCGACGGATACAACTCGCTGGTCCGCAAGACAATGGCAGTCGACAATTTCACGCTAAGCTACAATCAGATGGGAGTGGTTGCAACCCTCAAGCTTGGACCCGGAACGGCAAACAATGTGACCGCTTGGCAGCGGTTTCTACCGACAGGCCCCATAGCACTGTTGCCACTGAGCGATGATACGAGTTCCCTGGTTTGGTCGACCGATGTTGCGGAAGCGAAACGGTTGCTGCAGTTGGACGAACAATCGTTTGTCGCGGCTGTCAATGAGGCTTTC AACAAAATATACCCTCGTAAGGGCATAATCGATGAAGTAACGAAAAATATCACGTCACTCATTTCATCATCCACTGGACAAAGATTGGAACCGGCGCCGGTCGTCGAATCCGTAGTCGAAAAGTCACGGGCTGCATTCCCGCTAGGGCTtggccataccagtacctacgTCGGCCACGGCGTTTGCTTGGTTGG AGACGCTGCCCACCGGGTGCACCCGCTAGCTGGTCAAGGTGTAAATCTGGGCTTCGGTGACGTTCAGTGTCTGACCGACACGTTGGCCGAAGCCAATTACAGTGGATTGGGATTGAACAATCTGTCTCAACTGGTGCGATACGAACAGGAACGATTGAAGCACAATGTTCCTGTGCTGCTGACTACGCATGGACTGCAGCAACTCTACACGACTGATTTCGCGCCGATCGTAGGATTACGGAGTGTCGGACTTACCATCACAAATGCGTTACCCCCGCTCAAG AAATTTTTAATGAATTATGCCATGTCCTAA
- the LOC131425962 gene encoding transient receptor potential channel pyrexia, translating to MEAVRFSIIENEMKWEDEYRMYYQDGQDETPYDRSTCGTERYRLSISSESDVAGVEISSPNQPNDLCCSGSREGQEEIWAFSEIESTLKELPDAERIGELFISVVPMEDALLDYNYSLDSTLLLAVWTSKHDMLKQLLGRNDVNINATDGWGRTGMHLACYIGDYRAVELLLQHGARAQTWDRERKATPLHCAASCGSIDCIAQLLAKGVDINVGIEKHSPLHYAVQRNSRKCVEFLLQNGANSNTPQVYTQTPLHVAAANGFVECMDLLLQHGADARSQYGQKKITALHLAASENYLECVKLLITAGADIDARNRDQQTPLHLACLSQCHETVTYLISRNADVHAVYRDGRTALHASIVKESRFWDCTLSLLRAKVDVNRADNFGYTPLHIAALNEFSSCVFMLIQYGADITARTNGGVSALSFIIRRTPEIIPKFIDKLDTAISVNSIHEIGDVDCEIRLDFRPLVPNNDRGETELLLAFIEVGQRRILKHPLCETFLLLKWRRIRKFFLFSLFYHGLFVLLFTTFVLGVYVKDCRVQTCKASAYVPVVGYIVIFLNLLLMSKEIFQMMHGFVGYVRYWENWLQLSIGIGIFLCTLDPTVEISSVPTWQHHIAAIVIFLAWLELMLLVGRFPVFGLYVQMFQTVAINFSKFLMAYCCLLVAFGLSFCVLFPNYIAFKKILRGLLKTFVMMAGELEFEDIFYGENLKIEYPGTAHGMFLAFVLLVTVILTNLLVGLAVSDIQGLQQSAGLDRLSRQAELISRLEGLMFSRILRKAPIRLWAIFQKIALLKTSRLKLHFRVKPNDPREKRIPKELITSIYKLVAERRERNQSIKRKQTFHNMQTFQEFLDGDEGTVTLRRQRFRKTSKNRTMSDNPYLQPNRVDDGMAPRSILSGCGQLKALEDGQKQIGKKLDELLKEVEMLKAKVKKL from the exons ATGGAGGCGGTTAGATTTTCAATAATT GAAAACGAAATGAAGTGGGAGGACGAGTACCGTATGTACTACCAGGATGGGCAGGACGAAACACCGTACGACCGGTCGACATGCGGAACCGAACGCTACCGGTTGAGCATTTCGAGTGAAAGTGACGTTGCCGGAGTGGAAATCTCTTCCCCGAATCAACCAAACGATCTGTGCTGTTCGGGTAGTCGCGAGGGTCAGGAAGAAATCTGGGCCTTTTCGGAGATTGAGAGTACACTTAAAGAGTTGCCGGATGCGGAGAGGATTGGTGAGTTGTTCATCAGTGTGGTTCCGATGGAGGACGCTCTGCTGGATTATAACTACAGTCTGGACAGTACCCTGTTGCTAGCTGTATGGACTAGCAAACACGACATGTTGAAACAGTTGCTCGGGCGAAACGATGTTAACATCAATGCTACCGATGGCTGGGGTCGCACCGGAATGCATCTTGCGTGCTACATAGGTGATTACAGAGCGGTCGAACTACTGCTTCAACATGGTGCCAGAGCGCAGACTTGGGATAGAGAACGCAAGGCTACACCGTTGCACTGTGCGGCCAG TTGCGGTAGCATCGATTGTATTGCTCAGTTACTCGCGAAAGGCGTTGACATAAACGTCGGCATCGAGAAACATTCCCCTCTGCACTACGCGGTTCAGCGGAACAGTCGGAAATGCGTAGAATTTCTGCTGCAGAACGGTGCCAATTCGAACACTCCCCAGGTGTACACGCAAACTCCACTGCACGTAGCGGCTGCGAACGGGTTCGTGGAATGTATGGACCTACTGTTGCAGCATGGTGCCGATGCGCGGTCTCAGTACGGGCAGAAAAAGATTACCGCGTTGCATCTGGCCGCTTCCGAAAACTACCTTGAATGCGTTAAACTACTCATCACGGCCGGTGCAGACATCGACGCCCGGAATCGGGACCAACAGACGCCACTCCATCTGGCGTGTCTTTCCCAGTGCCACGAAACGGTAACCTATCTGATCAGCCGGAACGCCGATGTCCACGCCGTTTACCGTGACGGCCGGACGGCACTGCATGCTTCGATTGTGAAGGAATCGCGCTTCTGGGATTGTACCCTGAGTTTACTACGGGCCAAGGTAGACGTGAATCGAGCAGACAATTTTGGCTACACTCCACTGCACATCGCCGCCCTGAACGAGTTCAGCAGCTGCGTGTTTATGCTAATCCAATACGGGGCGGACATTACGGCTCGAACTAATGGAGGCGTTTCTGCCCTATCGTTCATCATACGGCGTACGCCGGAAATTATCCCGAAGTTTATCGACAAATTGGATACGGCAATCAGTGTCAACAGCATCCACGAAATCGGTGACGTGGATTGTGAGATTCGGTTGGACTTTCGACCGCTGGTGCCGAACAATGACCGCGGTGAGACCGAGCTTCTGCTGGCATTCATCGAGGTTGGTCAGAGACGTATCCTGAAGCATCCACTGTGCGAGACGTTTCTGTTGCTCAAATGGCGACGAATACGGAAATTTTTCCTCTTCAGTCTGTTCTACCATGGACTGTTTGTGCTACTGTTTACCACCTTCGTGTTGGGAGTCTACGTGAAGGACTGTCGTGTACAGACGTGCAAAGCATCCGCGTACGTCCCTGTCGTAGGGTATATTGTCATTTTCCTGAATTTGCTTCTGATGTCGAaggagatttttcaaatgatgcaTGGATTCGTCGGCTACGTGCGCTATTGGGAGAATTGGTTGCAGCTGAGCATCGGAATCGGAATCTTCTTATGCACG TTGGATCCAACGGTGGAGATCAGTTCAGTGCCAACCTGGCAGCATCACATCGCAGCCATCGTTATCTTTTTGGCCTGGTTGGAACTGATGTTGTTGGTCGGTCGATTTCCGGTATTCGGGCTGTACGTGCAAATGTTCCAAACCGTGGCAATCAATTTCTCCAAATTTCTCATGGCCTATTGCTGTCTGCTGGTGGCGTTCGGTTTAAGCTTCTGTGTTCTTTTTCCGAACTATATTGCCTTCAAGAAAATCCTCCGAGGATTGTTGAAAACCTTCGTAATGATGGCCGGAGAACtggagttcgaagatatcttctACGGAGAGAATCTGAAGATCGAATACCCGGGAACTGCTCACGGAATGTTTCTGGCCTTCGTGCTACTGGTGACGGTCATTCTCACGAACCTATTGGTAGGTCTAGCCGTCAGTGATATTCAAGGGCTGCAGCAATCGGCCGGTTTGGATCGACTGTCCCGCCAGGCAGAATTGATTTCACGTCTCGAGGGATTGATGTTTTCCCGAATACTTCGAAAGGCACCGATCCGTTTGTGGGCAATTTTTCAGAAGATTGCCCTTTTGAAAACATCCCGCCTCAAGCTACACTTCCGGGTAAAACCGAACGATCCCAGAGAAAAGAGG ATTCCAAAAGAGTTGATAACATCGATCTACAAACTGGTGGCCGAGCGCCGGGAGCGGAATCAATCGATTAAACGAAAGCAAACTTTTCACAATATGCAAACATTTCAGGAGTTTCTGGATGGTGACGAAGGTACTGTAACGCTTCGGAGGCAGCGTTTTCGGAAAACAAGCAAAAACCGAACCATGTCGGATAATCCCTACCTGCAACCCAATCGAGTAGATGATGGCATGGCACCGAGATCTATCCTATCCGGTTGTGGGCAACTGAAAGCCCTCGAAGACGGACAGAAACAGATCGGCAAGAAATTAGATGAACTCTTGAAGGAGGTAGAGATGCTTAAGGCGAAAGTGAAAAAGTTATGA